One part of the Halopenitus persicus genome encodes these proteins:
- a CDS encoding 5,10-methylenetetrahydromethanopterin reductase yields MLGIELTPEDELDRLVERGRAAEAAGYDAVFSTCHYNNRDPWAFLSRLAAETETIRLGPGVANPLETHPVTLASRLATLDEASGGRAVFGIGPGDPSTLSNLGLDERRGLRPVLEAFKSAQRLWDGERIDHDGSFEATDAGLNYEPPQGSDLPVYVGGEGPHMCRMAAKHADGLLFNGSHPADLRWAREQVADGLEDRPDDRGAFELVAYASVSVDEDSDAAREAARPAVAFIAAGAAPPVLDRHGIDREAAETVGDRVSAGEFSAAFEAVTPAMIDAFCLAGSPADVRDRAMDLGEHVDGLVVGSPIGPDADASIDVAASALGDVFSA; encoded by the coding sequence ATGCTCGGAATCGAACTCACGCCGGAGGACGAACTGGATCGACTCGTCGAACGCGGACGCGCGGCTGAGGCCGCCGGCTACGACGCCGTGTTTTCGACGTGTCACTACAACAACCGCGACCCCTGGGCGTTCCTCTCGCGGCTCGCGGCCGAGACGGAGACGATCCGGCTCGGTCCCGGCGTCGCCAACCCGCTCGAGACGCATCCGGTCACGCTCGCCTCGCGGCTCGCGACGCTCGACGAGGCGTCCGGCGGACGGGCCGTGTTCGGGATCGGCCCCGGCGACCCGTCCACCCTCTCGAACCTCGGACTCGACGAGCGGCGGGGGCTTCGCCCCGTCCTGGAGGCGTTCAAGTCCGCCCAACGACTCTGGGACGGCGAGCGGATCGACCACGACGGCAGCTTCGAGGCGACCGACGCCGGCCTCAACTACGAGCCGCCGCAGGGGAGCGACCTCCCGGTCTACGTCGGCGGCGAGGGACCCCACATGTGCCGGATGGCCGCCAAGCACGCCGACGGGCTGCTGTTCAACGGGTCCCATCCGGCCGACCTGCGCTGGGCGCGCGAGCAGGTCGCCGACGGGCTCGAGGACCGCCCGGACGACCGCGGCGCGTTCGAGCTGGTCGCGTACGCCAGCGTCAGCGTCGACGAGGATTCCGACGCGGCACGCGAGGCCGCCCGTCCCGCGGTCGCGTTCATCGCTGCCGGGGCCGCCCCGCCGGTGCTCGACCGCCACGGGATCGATCGCGAGGCGGCCGAAACCGTCGGCGACCGAGTCAGCGCCGGGGAGTTCTCCGCCGCCTTCGAGGCGGTGACGCCCGCGATGATCGACGCGTTCTGTCTCGCCGGGTCACCCGCGGACGTTCGCGACCGCGCGATGGATCTCGGGGAGCACGTCGACGGACTCGTGGTCGGGTCGCCGATCGGGCCGGACGCCGACGCGTCGATCGACGTGGCGGCGTCGGCGCTCGGTGACGTCTTCTCGGCGTAG
- a CDS encoding coenzyme F420-0:L-glutamate ligase — protein sequence MELFAVPDMPEIRAGDDLAALIDERVDLRPDDVVCVASTVVSKAEGRVHDYDDFPPSPRARELADRLESATGDSKDPRFAQAVLEESTEIILEEPFLLTASRFGHVGVNAGIDRSNVPDGDLLLLPKRPAESAERIRSGLPAGRVVVTDTCGRPFRHGQRGVAIGWSGLPASRDWRGERDRDGRELGVTVQNVVDELAAAANLIAGEGDAGTPVVVVRDFEFGDHAGSDAHFRDVETDFVRQALREWRYDGGDGT from the coding sequence ATGGAACTGTTCGCGGTCCCCGATATGCCCGAGATACGGGCCGGCGACGACCTCGCCGCGCTGATCGACGAGCGCGTCGACCTCCGTCCCGACGACGTCGTCTGCGTGGCGAGCACGGTCGTCTCGAAGGCCGAGGGTCGCGTTCACGACTACGACGACTTCCCCCCGAGTCCACGAGCCAGGGAGCTCGCCGACCGGCTCGAGTCGGCCACCGGCGATTCCAAGGATCCCCGATTCGCACAGGCGGTCCTCGAGGAATCGACCGAGATCATTCTCGAGGAGCCGTTCCTGCTCACCGCGAGCCGGTTCGGCCACGTCGGCGTCAACGCCGGCATCGACCGGTCGAACGTTCCCGACGGCGACCTCCTGTTGCTGCCGAAGCGACCGGCTGAGAGTGCGGAGCGGATCCGGTCGGGGCTGCCCGCCGGCCGTGTGGTCGTCACCGACACCTGCGGTCGACCGTTCCGCCACGGTCAGCGTGGGGTCGCGATCGGCTGGTCGGGGTTGCCCGCCAGCCGCGACTGGCGCGGCGAGCGCGACCGCGACGGTCGCGAGCTCGGCGTCACCGTGCAGAACGTGGTCGACGAGCTCGCGGCAGCTGCCAACCTGATCGCCGGCGAGGGGGACGCCGGGACGCCGGTCGTGGTCGTTCGTGACTTCGAGTTCGGCGACCACGCGGGATCGGACGCGCACTTCCGTGACGTCGAGACCGACTTCGTTCGGCAGGCGCTCCGCGAGTGGCGGTACGATGGCGGGGACGGAACCTGA
- a CDS encoding zinc ribbon domain-containing protein → MPSNNRDDSDRDEESDDGEWQFGSSDDDRGGADRSGGRSRSGRSDRSRRSQERRDDADSGDANRRSRRNRRSTRRSERDDGSRERNPTERTGARSNAREQENTRGGDAESQESTSGGSGSAPASNSGGASGPGGHASEKRSGGGSSPQRGGSNATGDAGETAEAAGSARTQSQPQAGGQPTAEGPEGQPQAGGRRAAGTQPETGNRSAGRPAGQQPRGAGGGGQPGPDEVYCTSCGEVIKERAEICPSCGVRQQAAMSAPAGAPATGGAPAGGGGAGGAAGGGMSEMRKRKLQKVAGKDKTTVMLVSFLLTPVGYLMVDETMYAVINLLTGNYFFLGWLIVPFHTKGIIESARQELEQAGATW, encoded by the coding sequence ATGCCATCGAACAACAGGGACGACTCGGATCGGGACGAGGAGTCCGACGACGGTGAGTGGCAGTTCGGGTCGAGCGACGACGATCGGGGGGGAGCGGACCGGTCGGGTGGCCGGTCACGGTCCGGACGATCGGATCGGTCGCGTCGATCCCAGGAACGACGCGACGACGCCGACAGCGGCGACGCGAACCGCCGAAGTCGACGGAACAGGAGATCGACGCGCCGTTCCGAACGCGACGACGGGTCGCGGGAGCGAAACCCGACGGAGCGGACGGGCGCGCGATCGAACGCCCGCGAACAAGAGAACACGCGGGGAGGCGACGCCGAAAGCCAGGAATCCACCTCGGGTGGATCCGGATCGGCCCCGGCGTCCAACAGCGGGGGAGCTTCGGGACCCGGCGGCCACGCGTCCGAGAAACGATCCGGCGGCGGATCGAGCCCCCAACGCGGCGGATCGAACGCGACAGGGGATGCAGGTGAAACTGCCGAAGCGGCGGGATCGGCCCGGACGCAGAGCCAGCCGCAAGCCGGCGGGCAGCCGACCGCGGAAGGTCCGGAAGGCCAACCACAGGCCGGCGGACGGCGGGCGGCAGGAACGCAACCCGAGACCGGAAACCGATCGGCGGGGCGGCCGGCCGGCCAGCAACCGCGAGGGGCGGGTGGCGGCGGTCAACCCGGTCCGGACGAGGTCTACTGTACCAGCTGCGGCGAGGTCATCAAGGAGCGTGCCGAGATCTGTCCGAGCTGCGGCGTTCGGCAACAGGCCGCAATGTCGGCTCCCGCCGGCGCGCCGGCCACGGGCGGGGCCCCTGCCGGTGGCGGAGGCGCCGGCGGTGCTGCCGGCGGCGGAATGTCGGAGATGCGAAAGCGAAAGCTGCAGAAGGTCGCCGGGAAGGACAAGACGACCGTGATGCTGGTGAGTTTCCTCCTCACCCCGGTCGGATACCTGATGGTCGACGAGACGATGTATGCCGTGATCAACCTGTTGACCGGGAACTACTTCTTCCTCGGCTGGCTCATCGTCCCGTTCCACACGAAGGGAATCATCGAAAGTGCCCGGCAAGAACTCGAACAGGCCGGCGCAACCTGGTGA
- a CDS encoding zinc ribbon domain-containing protein: MSVTEVYCRSCGERIKADAEICPNCGVRNQAYQGGQPTRGGGRRRGAGGGGQPRGGTTTQRSSPSDSWVYGVGVGAALWVIVALLQFRAMSAVQGIQGGGSPLAAGSQALTSLLVGGPVQLIAWIVLPIAFYYDIKYVKYATDWSPSTGLFVGLAALAPILSSIVGMVAMVGMGIQGMFVGSILVPLAVAGLSGYYLKRRYDLV, from the coding sequence ATGAGCGTCACCGAAGTCTACTGTCGAAGCTGCGGCGAACGGATCAAGGCCGACGCCGAAATCTGCCCGAACTGCGGCGTCCGGAACCAGGCCTACCAGGGCGGGCAGCCGACGCGGGGCGGCGGGAGACGTCGCGGTGCGGGCGGCGGTGGACAGCCACGCGGCGGGACCACGACCCAACGATCCTCGCCGTCCGACAGCTGGGTGTACGGCGTCGGCGTCGGCGCCGCCCTCTGGGTGATCGTCGCGCTCCTGCAGTTCCGCGCGATGTCGGCCGTGCAGGGTATCCAGGGCGGAGGCTCCCCGCTTGCGGCCGGGAGCCAGGCGCTCACCTCGCTGCTCGTTGGCGGACCGGTCCAACTGATCGCGTGGATCGTGTTGCCGATCGCGTTCTACTACGACATCAAGTACGTGAAATACGCGACCGACTGGAGCCCATCGACCGGTCTCTTCGTCGGATTGGCCGCACTGGCGCCGATCCTGAGCAGCATCGTCGGAATGGTTGCGATGGTCGGGATGGGTATCCAGGGAATGTTCGTCGGCAGCATCCTCGTGCCGCTGGCCGTCGCCGGGCTCTCGGGGTACTACCTCAAGCGCCGGTACGACTTGGTCTAG
- a CDS encoding aldo/keto reductase — MHDRELGNSGVAVSEIGFGAWVIGTDWWGDRTEDQAVEMVQHALDRGITYFDTGDVYGHGNSEELLGRALGEHREEVTLATKIGYDFYNNPQAGHGELPKELTPEYLREAFDKSLDRLGTDHVEFLQLHNANVEEVTPEVLEVLREFKADGRAESIGWALGPSIGWLAEGDAAAEYEVFDAVQTVFNLFEQEPGMHFIETIREIDAATSVLARVPHSSGLLNEQVTPETELGEGDHRSYRPDEWYETGWEKLEAIRFLERDGERTMSQAAIRWLLFHDEVASVTPTFRTTDDIDEWAAASDVPSLSADEYEHVQELYAENFGIDRFDGMDELRTSVDGEDIQAAGLDKRAASY, encoded by the coding sequence TGGGTCATCGGGACCGATTGGTGGGGCGACCGCACCGAGGACCAGGCGGTCGAGATGGTCCAACACGCCCTCGATCGCGGGATCACCTACTTCGACACCGGCGACGTCTACGGCCACGGGAACTCCGAGGAGCTCCTCGGCCGCGCGCTCGGCGAGCACCGCGAGGAGGTGACGCTCGCGACGAAGATCGGCTACGACTTCTACAACAATCCGCAGGCCGGTCACGGCGAGCTCCCCAAGGAGCTCACCCCCGAGTATCTCCGGGAGGCATTCGACAAGTCGCTCGACCGACTCGGGACCGACCACGTGGAGTTCCTCCAGCTGCACAACGCCAACGTCGAGGAGGTGACGCCGGAGGTGCTCGAGGTGCTCCGCGAGTTCAAGGCCGACGGCCGTGCCGAGTCGATCGGCTGGGCGCTCGGCCCGTCGATCGGGTGGCTGGCGGAGGGCGACGCGGCCGCCGAGTACGAGGTTTTCGACGCGGTGCAGACGGTGTTCAACCTGTTCGAGCAGGAGCCCGGCATGCACTTCATCGAGACGATCCGCGAGATTGACGCCGCCACGTCGGTCCTCGCGCGCGTGCCCCACTCCTCGGGGCTGCTCAACGAGCAGGTCACGCCGGAGACGGAACTCGGAGAGGGCGACCATCGGTCCTACCGCCCGGACGAGTGGTACGAGACCGGCTGGGAGAAGCTGGAGGCGATCCGGTTCCTCGAGCGTGACGGCGAGCGGACGATGAGCCAGGCCGCCATCCGGTGGCTGCTCTTCCACGACGAGGTCGCCTCGGTGACCCCCACCTTCCGGACGACCGACGACATCGACGAGTGGGCGGCGGCCAGCGACGTGCCCTCGCTCTCCGCAGACGAGTACGAGCACGTCCAGGAGTTATACGCCGAGAACTTCGGGATCGACCGCTTCGACGGGATGGACGAGCTGCGGACCTCCGTCGACGGCGAGGACATCCAGGCCGCAGGGCTCGACAAACGGGCTGCCTCGTACTGA